DNA from Jannaschia sp. S6380:
CTGCTCGAAATCCTTCACCTGCTCGCGGGTGGCATCGACGATGGGCCACTTCGAGTCCGGGATGACCATGTCGTCCTTGCCGAACGAGATGCCCGCCTTGAAGGCCTCGCGGAAGCCCAGCGTCATGATCTGGTCGCAGAAGATGACCGACTCCTTCTGTCCGCAATAGCGGTAGACGGTGTCGATGACCTGCTGCACCTCCTTCTTGCGCAGAAGGCGGTTGACCAGGCTGAATGGTGCCTTCGCGTTCAGCGGCAGCATCGCGCCCAGCCGGACACGTCCCGGCGTGGTATCGACGACCACGCCGACCTCCTCGCCCATCTCGTCGATCTGGGTGATCCGGGCCTTGATCTTGGCGTGCAGGTGCACCTCGCCGGCGTCGAGCGCGTGCGTGACCTCGTCGACCGAGGAGAAGACCATCCCCTCGCCCTTCATGCCGGCACGTTCCATCGACACGTAGTAGAGGCCGAGGATCATGTCCTGCGACGGCACGATGATCGGCGCGCCGTTGGCGGGCGACAGCACGTTGTTGGTCGACATCATCAGAACGCGGGCTTCGAGCTGCGCTTCCAGCGACAGGGGCACGTGGACGGCCATCTGGTCGCCGTCGAAGTCGGCGTTGAAGGCCGAGCAGACCAGCGGGTGAAGCTGGATCGCCTTGCCCTCGATCAGCACGGGCTCGAAGGCCTGGATGCCCAGGCGGTGCAGCGTGGGCGCGCGGTTCAGCAGGACGGGATGCTCACGAATGACCTCATCCAGGATATCCCAGACCTCGGGACGCTCCTTCTCGACCAGTTTCTTGGCCTGCTTGACGGTGGACGACAGCCCCTTCGCCTCCAGGCGCGAGTAGATGAACGGCTTGAACAGCTCGAGCGCCATCTTCTTGGGCAAGCCGCATTGATGCAGCTTCAACTCCGGCCCGGTCACGATGACCGAGCGGCCCGAGAAGTCGACCCGCTTGCCCAGCAGGTTCTGGCGGAAGCGGCCCTGCTTGCCCTTGAGCATGTCGGACAGCGATTTCAGCGGGCGCTTGTTGGCGCCCGTGATGACGCGACCGCGGCGGCCGTTGTCGAAGAGCGCGTCGACCGACTCCTGCAGCATCCGCTTCTCGTTGCGCACGATGATGTCGGGCGCGCGCAGCTCGATCAACCGCTTGAGGCGGTTGTTGCGGTTGATGACCCGGCGATAGAGGTCGTTCAGATCCGACGTCGCGAAACGGCCGCCGTCCAGCGGGACCAGCGGGCGCAGTTCCGGCGGGATGACCGGGATCACGGTCAGGATCATCCATTCCGGGCGGTTGCCGGATTCGATGAAGCTCTCGACAATCTTCAGACGCTTGATGATCTTCTTGGGCTTCAACTCGCCCGTGGCTTCCTTGAGGTCCTCGCGAAGGGTCGCGGCTTCCTGCTCCAGGTCGATCGCGGCCAGCATCTCGCGGATGGCTTCCGCACCGATATTCGCCTGGAACGCGTCGGCACCGTAGGCGTCCTGCGCGTCCATGAACTCCTCCTCGGACATCAGCTGTCCGTAGGCGAGGTCGGTCAGGCCCGGCTCGATGACCACGTAGTTCTCAAAGTAGAGGATCCGCTCGAGATCGCGCAGCGTCATGTCCAGCATCAGGCCGATGCGGCTGGGCAGCGACTTGAGGAACCAGATGTGGGCAACGGGCGAGGCCAGCTCGATATGGCCCATCCGCTCGCGACGGACCTTCTGCAGAGTGACCTCGACGCCGCACTTCTCGCAGACGACGCCGCGATACTTCATGCGCTTGTACTTGCCGCACAGGCACTCGTAATCCTTGATCGGACCGAAGATGCGCGCACAGAACAGACCGTCACGCTCGGGCTTGAACGTACGGTAATTGATCGTCTCGGGCTTCTTGATCTCGCCATAGGACCACGAGAGGATCCGCTCGGGCGAGGCCAGCGAGACCTTGATCTCGTCGAAGACCTTCTGCGGCGCGATCGGGTTGAACGGGTTGTTGGTAAGTTCCTGGTTCATCTTGATACCTTTGGATAAAGGGTGCGTCGGACGGGGCGGGGTTTCCCCCACCCTCGGAGTGATCGGCTAAGCCGGGATCACTCGCTCTCATCCTCCGCATCCAGGAGTTCCATGTTCAGGCCGAGGCCGCGGACTTCCTTTACGAGCACGTTGAAGCTCTCGGGAACGCCCGCCTCGAAGTTGTCCTCGCCCTTGACGATCGACTCGTAGACCTTGGTCCGGCCCGCCACGTCGTCGGATTTCACCGTCAGCATCTCCTGCAGGGTGTAGGCCGCGCCGTAGGCTTCCAGCGCCCAGACCTCCATCTCGCCGAAGCGCTGACCGCCGAACTGCGCCTTGCCGCCCAGCGGCTGCTGGGTCACGAGACTATAGGGTCCCGTCGACCGCGCGTGGATCTTGTCGTCCACCAGGTGGTGCAGCTTGAGCAGGTACTTCACGCCCACCGTCACCTGACGCGAGAACTTCTCGCCGGTGCGGCCATCGAACAGATCGCTCTGGCCGGACGTGTCGAACCCGGCACGGGTCAGCGCGTCGTTGACGTCCGGCTCCTTTGCGCCGTCGAAGACCGGTGTGGCGATCGGAACGCCCGCGGTGACGTTGCCGGCATATTCGACGAGCATGTCGTCATCCATACCGGCCATCGCCTCCTCGTAGGCCTCCTCGCCGTAGGCGATTTTCATCGCGTCTCGCACCGGCGTCAGATCGCCGGAGCGTCGATAGTCGTCCAACGCCTCATCGATCTTGAGACCCAGACCGCGTGCGGCCCAGCCCATATGCGTCTCGAGGATCTGGCCCACGTTCATGCGCGAGGGCACGCCCAGCGGATTCAGCACGAAGTCGACCGGCGTGCCGTCGGCGAGGAACGGCATGTCCTCCATCGGCACGACCTTCGAGATGACGCCCTTGTTGCCGTGACGGCCGGCCATCTTGTCGCCCGGCTGAAGCTTGCGCTTCACGGCGATGAAAACCTTGACCATCTTCATCACGCCCGGCGGCAGGTCGTCGCCGCGGCGGACCTTCTCGACCTTGTCCTCGAACCGCGCTTCCAGGGCACGCTTCTGGATCTCGTACTGCTCGTTCAGGGCCTCGACCTGCTTGGCCGATTCCTCGTCCTCAAGCGCGATCTGCCACCACTGGCCGAAGCTCAACTGCGACAAGGCCACCTCATCGACGACCGTGTTCGGCTTGAAGCCCTTGGGCCCCTTCACCGCCTTCTGGCCTTCGATCATGCCGCGCAGACGGGCATAGATGTTGCGGTCCAGGATCTCGCGCTCGTCGTCGCGGTCGCGCGCCAGACGCTCGACCAACTCGCGTTCGATCTGCAGGGCGCGCTCGTCCTTCTCGACGCCGTGCCGGTTGAAGACGCGGACCTCGACCACGGTGCCGTAATCGCCCGGCTTCACCCGCAGCGACGTGTCGCGCACGTCCGATGCCTTCTCGCCGAAGATGGCGCGCAGCAGCTTCTCCTCGGGCGTCATCGGGCTTTCGCCCTTGGGGGTGATCTTGCCCACCAGGATGTCGCCCGGCTCCACGTCGGCGCCGATATAGACGATGCCGGCCTCGTCGAGGTTGCGCAGGGCTTCCTCGCCCACGTTCGGGATGTCGCGGGTGATCTCCTCCGGTCCGAGCTTGGTGTCGCGCGCGGCGACCTCGAACTCCTCGATATGGATCGAGGTGAAGACGTCATCACGGCTGACGCGTTCGGAGATCAGGATCGAGTCCTCGTAGTTGTAGCCATTCCACGGCATGAAGGCGACAATGACGTTCTTGCCGAGCGCCAGCTCCCCCATGTCGGTTGACGGACCGTCGGCCAGCACCTCGGCCTTGGCGACGGTATCGCCGACCTTCACCAGCGGACGCTGGTTGATGCACGTGTTCTGGTTCGACCGCTGGAACTTGCGCAGGCGGTAGATGTCCACGCCCGCGTCACCCAGCTCCAGATCCTCCGTGGCGCGCACGACGATGCGTTCGGCGTCGACCTGGTCGATCACGCCGCCCCGCTTCGCCATGATCGCGGCGCCGGAATCACGGGCCACGACCTCCTCCATACCGGTGCCCACGAAGGGGGCATCGGCGCGCAGGAGCGGCACGGCCTGACGCTGCATGTTCGATCCCATCAGCGCGCGGTTCGCGTCATCGTTCTCGAGGAACGGGATCAAGGCCGCGGCGACCGAAACGAGCTGCTTGGGGCTCACGTCGATCAGATCGACGTTTTCGCGCGATTGCAGCATATAGTCGCCCGACTGACGGGTCGACACGAGCTCGTTCTGGAACCGCATGTCGTCGGTCAACTGCGCGTTGGCCTGCGCAACCGTGTGCCGCATCTCCTCGGTCGCGGACATGTATTGGACCTCGTCCGACACCTGCCCGTCGACGACCTTGCGATAGGGCGTCTCGATGAAGCCGTACTTGTTGACGCGCGCATAGGTTGCGAGGCTGTTGATCAGACCGATGTTCGGGCCTTCCGGCGTCTCGATCGGGCACATGCGGCCGTAATGCGTCGGGTGCACGTCGCGCACCTCGAAGCCCGCACGCTCGCGGGTCAGGCCGCCCGGTCCCAGCGCCGAGAGACGGCGCTTGTGCGTTACCTCGGACAGGGGGTTGGTCTGGTCCATGAACTGCGACAGCTGCGAGGAGCCGAAGAACTCGCGCACCGCGGCCGCCGCGGGCTTCGCGTTGATCAGGTCCTGCGGCATGACCGTGTCGATCTCGACCGAGGACATGCGCTCCTTGATGGCGCGCTCCATCCGCAGCAGGCCGACGCGGTACTGGTTCTCCATCAACTCGCCGACCGACCGCACGCGGCGGTTGCCGAGGTGATCGATATCGTCGATATCGCCGCGCCCGTCGCGCAACTCGACCAGCGCCTTGATGCAGGCCAGGATGTCTTCATCGCGCAGGGTGCGGACGGTGTCCTCGGCGTCGAGGTCCAGACGCATGTTCATCTTGACCCGCCCCACGGCGGACAGATCATAACGCTCGCTGTCGCGGAACAGCTGATCGAACAGGGCCTGCGCGGCATCGACGGTAGGCGGCTCGCCCGGACGCATGACGCGGTAGATGTCCATGAGCGCCGTGTCGCGGCCCATGTTCTTGTCGGCCGCCATCGTGTTGCGGATGTAGGGGCCGACATTCACGTTGTCGATGTCGAGCACCGGAATGTCGGTGACACCCGCGTCCAGAAGCTCCTTCAGGGTGCCGCCCGACACTTCGCCCGACTTGTCGATTTCCCAGGTCAACTCGTCACCGGCCTCGACGAAGATCGCGCCGTTCGTCTCGTCGATGATGTCGCGTGCGGCGAACTTGCCGACGATCGCCTCGAACGGAACCAGGATCTGCTCGACCTTGCCGTCCTCGCGCAGCTTCTTGACCTGACGCGGGGTGACCTTCTTGCCGGCCTCCAGCACGACTTCGCCCGTGGACGCGTCCACGACGTCCATCGCCGGGCGCTGACCGCTGTAGCGTTCGGGGAAGAACCGGGTTGCCCAGCCTTCGCCCTTGCGATGCGTGTAGTCGACCGTGTCGTAATAGGCGTTCATGATCGCTTCCTGATCCATGCCGAGGGCATAGAGCAGGGTCGTCACCGGCAACTTGCGGCGACGGTCGATGCGGCAGAACACCAGGTCCTTGGCGTCGAACTCGAAATCCAGCCAGGAGCCGCGATAGGGAATGATCCGGCAGGCGAAGAGCAGCTTGCCCGAGCTGTGGGTCTTGCCCTTGTCGTGGTCGAAGAAGACGCCGGGCGAGCGATGCATCTGGGAGACAATCACACGCTCGGTCCCGTTCACGATGAACGTACCATTCTTGGTCATCAGGGGCATGTCGCCCATGAAAACGTCCTGCTCCTTGATATCCTTGACCGACTTGGCCGAGGTATCCTCGTCGACATCGAACACGATCAGGCGCAGCGTCACCTTCAGCGGCGCGCTGTAGGTCATGTCGCGGGTCTGACATTCCTCGACGTCGTATTTCGGCTCCTCGAGCTCGTACTTTACGAATTCGAGAACCGC
Protein-coding regions in this window:
- the rpoB gene encoding DNA-directed RNA polymerase subunit beta — protein: MAQTQASSKRIRRYYGKLEEVLQMPNLIEVQKSSYDLFLKSGDAETPQDGEGLMGTFQSVFPIKDFNETAVLEFVKYELEEPKYDVEECQTRDMTYSAPLKVTLRLIVFDVDEDTSAKSVKDIKEQDVFMGDMPLMTKNGTFIVNGTERVIVSQMHRSPGVFFDHDKGKTHSSGKLLFACRIIPYRGSWLDFEFDAKDLVFCRIDRRRKLPVTTLLYALGMDQEAIMNAYYDTVDYTHRKGEGWATRFFPERYSGQRPAMDVVDASTGEVVLEAGKKVTPRQVKKLREDGKVEQILVPFEAIVGKFAARDIIDETNGAIFVEAGDELTWEIDKSGEVSGGTLKELLDAGVTDIPVLDIDNVNVGPYIRNTMAADKNMGRDTALMDIYRVMRPGEPPTVDAAQALFDQLFRDSERYDLSAVGRVKMNMRLDLDAEDTVRTLRDEDILACIKALVELRDGRGDIDDIDHLGNRRVRSVGELMENQYRVGLLRMERAIKERMSSVEIDTVMPQDLINAKPAAAAVREFFGSSQLSQFMDQTNPLSEVTHKRRLSALGPGGLTRERAGFEVRDVHPTHYGRMCPIETPEGPNIGLINSLATYARVNKYGFIETPYRKVVDGQVSDEVQYMSATEEMRHTVAQANAQLTDDMRFQNELVSTRQSGDYMLQSRENVDLIDVSPKQLVSVAAALIPFLENDDANRALMGSNMQRQAVPLLRADAPFVGTGMEEVVARDSGAAIMAKRGGVIDQVDAERIVVRATEDLELGDAGVDIYRLRKFQRSNQNTCINQRPLVKVGDTVAKAEVLADGPSTDMGELALGKNVIVAFMPWNGYNYEDSILISERVSRDDVFTSIHIEEFEVAARDTKLGPEEITRDIPNVGEEALRNLDEAGIVYIGADVEPGDILVGKITPKGESPMTPEEKLLRAIFGEKASDVRDTSLRVKPGDYGTVVEVRVFNRHGVEKDERALQIERELVERLARDRDDEREILDRNIYARLRGMIEGQKAVKGPKGFKPNTVVDEVALSQLSFGQWWQIALEDEESAKQVEALNEQYEIQKRALEARFEDKVEKVRRGDDLPPGVMKMVKVFIAVKRKLQPGDKMAGRHGNKGVISKVVPMEDMPFLADGTPVDFVLNPLGVPSRMNVGQILETHMGWAARGLGLKIDEALDDYRRSGDLTPVRDAMKIAYGEEAYEEAMAGMDDDMLVEYAGNVTAGVPIATPVFDGAKEPDVNDALTRAGFDTSGQSDLFDGRTGEKFSRQVTVGVKYLLKLHHLVDDKIHARSTGPYSLVTQQPLGGKAQFGGQRFGEMEVWALEAYGAAYTLQEMLTVKSDDVAGRTKVYESIVKGEDNFEAGVPESFNVLVKEVRGLGLNMELLDAEDESE